A region from the Bacteroidota bacterium genome encodes:
- a CDS encoding RteC domain-containing protein: protein MGKLDSLFNTMLERYMKAMERDIKYRLSRAKDREYVYNEIRKELDFILDLVRADEHREGFVEAFLIHYRRGEPVDKILKLLRDSYGDKEDIRPFKLLEDGKEITLYISEEEKKLRALARNDREMIRYFVRHVAQMELKRRLPALLEEVKAGSKVSKSSTAYKIQWTGKKDNRNEFVQLIYGMHEAGFLNNGKGEITKIVETLAEVFDVKLSSNWQSNLSKSIHNATSNYEPEIFDTIKSAYAGYCAKKRKEKRQNRMEL, encoded by the coding sequence ATGGGCAAACTCGATTCCTTGTTCAACACTATGCTGGAACGCTACATGAAGGCAATGGAGCGTGATATAAAGTATCGGCTAAGCCGGGCTAAAGACCGGGAATATGTGTATAACGAGATCAGGAAGGAACTGGACTTCATACTTGACTTGGTTAGAGCAGATGAACACCGGGAGGGATTTGTTGAAGCATTTCTAATCCATTACAGGCGGGGTGAACCGGTAGATAAGATTTTAAAGCTGCTCCGGGACTCTTATGGCGATAAGGAGGATATTCGACCCTTCAAATTACTGGAAGATGGCAAGGAGATCACACTGTATATAAGCGAGGAGGAAAAGAAATTACGTGCGCTTGCCCGGAATGACCGGGAAATGATCCGGTATTTTGTAAGGCACGTGGCTCAGATGGAGCTGAAAAGGCGGCTTCCCGCACTTCTGGAAGAAGTAAAAGCCGGAAGCAAAGTGTCTAAATCGTCTACTGCGTATAAGATACAATGGACTGGTAAAAAAGATAACCGGAATGAATTTGTGCAGTTGATTTATGGAATGCACGAAGCCGGATTTCTCAATAATGGGAAAGGCGAGATCACCAAGATCGTAGAAACCCTGGCTGAAGTATTTGACGTAAAACTCAGCAGTAACTGGCAGAGCAACCTGTCAAAAAGTATACATAACGCTACCTCCAACTACGAGCCGGAGATTTTTGATACAATAAAATCGGCCTATGCTGGATACTGCGCGAAGAAACGAAAGGAGAAGAGACAAAATAGGATGGAGCTTTAA
- a CDS encoding DUF1016 domain-containing protein, with translation MKSKTPSSYIGILNELKEKIRNARLRATLSVNVELLRIYWEIGKAISEQQESEGWGAKIIDRLAVDLKTEFPDMKGLSVRNLKYMKSFAEAYPKFLQHSPKKHQNTDNQSLEIVQVSLAQLDKPGSGEFVQASLAQLSWYHHITLLGKIKDPEIRLFYVQETIQNGWSRDVMVHQIEAGLHKRQGKIASNFKNTITPGQSELVQQLFKDPYKFDFIYLGKEAKERDLEDALTSQLTKFLLELGQHFAYMGRQYRLTAGEKEYFLDLLFYHTRLKRYIVIDLKIDEFKPEYKGKMEFYLSLADEHLKQVDDEKSIGLILCKTKDGLVVEYALRDSSRPIGIAEYSLGQALPENLQSDLPTVEELEQEMEKEVQEFQKPVEQKLDRVKELIKGLKQPRVKEKRSPKTSARIFNQVVLPLRDAVKNSLSKIFKEFESTEIIIWSGGQGHKTDKQAQVHLKKYKTFDEFRIEIRLGGFKPAGTKAFYINQEINITTQLYYYAIGYGKGQQEKIIPERLYHLILDRQEIESIAEQWTEKILDEIAGQIERIQKENGK, from the coding sequence ATGAAATCCAAAACCCCTTCTTCCTACATCGGTATTTTAAATGAGCTAAAGGAAAAAATCCGGAATGCGCGGCTAAGGGCCACGCTTTCGGTGAACGTGGAACTGCTCAGGATATACTGGGAAATCGGCAAGGCTATATCGGAGCAGCAGGAATCGGAAGGATGGGGGGCAAAAATTATTGACCGCCTGGCGGTTGATCTGAAAACCGAATTCCCGGATATGAAGGGCTTATCGGTCAGGAACCTGAAATACATGAAGTCCTTTGCCGAGGCATACCCTAAATTCCTTCAGCATTCCCCTAAAAAACATCAAAATACTGATAATCAGTCACTTGAAATTGTGCAAGTGTCCCTTGCACAATTAGATAAGCCCGGCTCAGGCGAATTTGTGCAGGCATCGCTTGCACAATTGAGCTGGTACCACCACATCACCCTGCTTGGTAAGATCAAAGACCCGGAAATACGGCTTTTTTACGTCCAGGAGACCATTCAAAACGGCTGGAGTAGGGACGTGATGGTGCACCAGATCGAAGCGGGGCTTCATAAACGGCAGGGCAAGATCGCCAGCAATTTTAAAAATACCATAACGCCCGGCCAGTCAGAATTAGTGCAGCAGTTATTTAAAGACCCGTATAAATTCGATTTCATATACCTGGGAAAAGAGGCGAAAGAACGAGACCTTGAAGACGCGCTTACCAGCCAGCTGACCAAGTTCCTGCTTGAACTCGGCCAGCACTTCGCCTACATGGGCAGGCAATACAGGCTGACAGCTGGGGAAAAAGAATATTTCCTCGATCTGCTTTTTTATCATACCCGCCTGAAAAGATATATTGTGATAGACCTGAAGATTGATGAGTTCAAGCCTGAATATAAAGGCAAGATGGAATTCTATCTCAGCCTTGCCGATGAACATTTAAAACAGGTTGATGACGAAAAATCTATCGGGCTCATTCTCTGCAAAACAAAAGACGGGCTCGTGGTGGAATACGCCCTGCGCGATTCCTCAAGGCCGATTGGCATTGCCGAGTATTCGTTGGGGCAGGCTCTTCCTGAAAACCTGCAAAGTGATCTACCTACGGTAGAGGAACTGGAGCAGGAAATGGAAAAGGAAGTCCAGGAATTTCAGAAACCCGTTGAGCAAAAACTGGATCGTGTGAAGGAATTGATTAAGGGACTCAAGCAACCCAGGGTAAAGGAAAAACGCAGCCCAAAAACTTCTGCACGGATTTTTAACCAGGTCGTGCTGCCGCTCCGGGATGCGGTTAAAAATTCCCTTTCAAAAATCTTTAAGGAATTCGAGAGTACCGAAATAATAATCTGGTCGGGCGGACAGGGGCATAAAACCGACAAGCAGGCACAGGTGCACCTAAAAAAATACAAGACATTTGATGAATTCAGGATCGAAATCCGGCTTGGCGGATTCAAGCCTGCCGGGACAAAGGCCTTTTATATTAATCAGGAAATAAATATAACAACACAACTGTATTATTACGCCATCGGTTACGGAAAAGGCCAACAGGAAAAAATAATACCGGAAAGATTATATCACCTAATCCTCGACAGGCAGGAAATTGAAAGCATAGCGGAACAATGGACTGAAAAAATTTTGGATGAAATTGCCGGGCAGATTGAACGGATACAAAAGGAGAATGGCAAATAA